The genomic interval GTCTGACCTCTGACCGTCCACTCGCCGAATCGCTCCCGGCCAGAAGTCAGATGGACGCGCCCACGCGGCCCCTCACGCAGCCGGTGACAGACTGCCCTATCTGGCCCGGACCTGGTCGGCTCCGGTTACGATGCTCAGGTGGCAGAATATTCGCCCTCCCGCCAGCCTCAACGGGGCATTAGCCTGCAACACCGCGAAATTGCGTTCACCCAATCCCGTTGAGATGTCCCACGGTCAATTCAACGTCCTCAGAGTTTTCACAAGTCCACCTTGCGCAGCCGCAGCGCGTTGACGATGACCGACACGGAACTCAAGCTCATGGCCGCGCCCGCGATGATGGGACTGAGCAGCACGCCGAAGAACGGGTAGAGCAAACCTGCCGCGACAGGAATGCCGAGCGCGTTATAGACGAATGCAAAGAAAAGATTCTGCCGGATGTTGCGCATCAGGGCGCGGCCAAGTTTTATCGCCCGCACAATGCCGCGCAGGTCGCCTTTCACCAGCGTCACCCCGGCGCTTTCCATTGCGATGTCTGTGCCCGTGCCCATCGCAATGCCAACATCGGCAGCGGCAAGCGCGGGTGCGTCGTTGATGCCGTCGCCGGCCATGCCGACGATGCGGCCCGTCGCCTTGAGCGTTTTTACTTTCTCGTGTTTGTCGTTTGGGGTGACGCCCGCTTGAAAGTCAGTGATGCCGAGTTTGCGGGCGACGGCCTCGGCGGTGCGCGGATTGTCGCCGGTGAGTATGAGGACGTTCACGCCGAGTTCGCGCAATTCGACGAGCGCCTGCGAAGTGGTGGCTTTCACCGGATCGGCCACGGTCAGAACTCCGGCGGCGCGGCCATCAACGGCGACGAAGATCGCGGTCGCACCTTCGGCCTGGCGGGGAGCGGCGAGTGTTTCGAGTGCCGCGATGTCGGTCACTCCGTTTTCGCGCAGGTAGTCGGGTTTGCCAACCAACACATGGCGTCCAGCGACAGTGCCCGCCACGCCGCCTGCGGTCGTGGACTGAAAATCCTTCGCAGGTTCAAGCGGAAGTTTTTGCCCGCTGGCGGCAACAACAACGGCGTGCGCCAGCGGATGTTCGCTGCCCTGTTCGAGCGACCCGGTGAGGCGCAGCAATTCTTGCTCGTCAACCCCGCTGACTGGCAACACCTGCGCCAGCTTCGGCTTACCTTCGGTGAGCGTGCCGGTTTTATCCACGGCGAGCGTGTCGAGTTGGGCGAGCTTTTCGATGGCCTCGGCGTTGCGAATGAGCACGCCAATCTGAGCGCCGCGACCGATGCCAACCATTACGCTCATGGGCGTGGCGAGTCCAAGCGCGCATGGACAAGCGATGATGAGAACAGCGACTGCATTGGTGATGGCAAAAGCGAGCCGTGGCTCTGGCCCAAAAGCAAACCAAGCGACAAACGTGATTGCAGCAATGGCAAGCACGGTCGGAACAAACCAACCAGCCACTTTGTCCGCCAACGCCTGTATCGGCGCGCGACTGCGTTGGGCTTGCGCGACCAGATTCACAATTTGCGCGAGCATGGTTTCGCTGCCGACACGCTCGGCTTTCATCACGATGCCGCCCGTGGTGTTCACCGTGCCGCCGGAAACTTTTGCGCCAAGGGCTTTCTCCACTGGCAACGGTTCGCCGGTGAGCATGGATTCATCCACGGACGTGCGGCCTTCGACCACTTCACCGTCCACGGGAATTTTCTCACCGGGGCGGACGCGCAAATGGTCGCCCGGATGCACGGCATCAAGCGGCACGTCTTCGTCGCCTTGCGGCGTGACTCGACGGGCGGTTTTTGGTGCGAGGCCGAGCAAGGCTTTGATTGCGCCGCTGGTGCGCTGGCGGGCGCGCAGTTCCAACACCTGTCCGAGCAGCACCAGCACGGTGATGACGGCCGCCGCTTCAAAGTAGATCGCCGGTTTGCCGCTGTGACCCGATGCGGGCGGAAATGCCGGCGGAAAGAACATGGCCACGGCACTGAAGACATACGCCGCACCCACGCCCAGCGCGATGAGAGTGAACATATTCAAACTGCGGTTCACCAGTGAGCGAGCGCCGCGCACGAAGAAAGGCCAACCCGCCCACAAGACGACCGGCGTGCTGAGAATGAATTGTCCCCAACGCGACGCTTCGCCGTTCAGCCATTCGGCATGACTCCACGCGGGCACGATATGCGCCATCGCAACGATGAACACCGGCAAGGTCAACGCTGCGCCGGACCAGAACCGGCGGCTCATGTTCCGCAACTCGGAGTTGTCCTCCTCCACATCGCTTTCGGCGGCGACGGTTTTTGGTTCGAGCGCCATGCCGCACTTCGGGCAATCACCGGGAAGATCCCGCTCGATCTCCGGGTGCATCGGACAGGTATAGATGGTTTTCGCGGTCGGCTTCCACGCGGGATTGCGCTCCAAGGCCATACCGCACTTCGGGCAATCGCCTGGCTTGTCCGACTCCACGCCCGGACACATCGGGCAAAAATATTTTGCAGCAGCGGATGGTGTCACCGTCGCGTGTTCGTGACCGTAGTGGGAATGGTCGCGGTGTGCCTGAGTGCCGCCACAACAAGAATGTTCCTTCGCACCATGCGCGTGTTCGTGGCTACCGTGGTCGGCATGTTCGCTTTTGCCGCTGCAACAACCACCGTCCGTTTTGGTGGGCGCGCTTTGCGACAGAAACTTCTTCCGGCAGTGTTCGCTGCAAAAGTAAAAGGTTTCTCCATCGCGCTCGGCACGGAGAGCCATCGTTTCATCCACCGTCATTCCGCACATTGGGTCTTTTGTCATAATGTTGCCTTTCGTCATTCCACAGAGGCAAACGCACGAGTTCCGAAACCATTACACGCTATTTTAAGATTTTTTCAATTTGCTGTCGGCTGTGATTGGCTTTGCCCGGTTGCGGGTCAGTGGCTAGAATTCGAAGGTGAAGCTGATGGAAGAATCCGTGCTGAAAAACATGCATGCGTTCGTGGGGTTTGCGCGCAAGCGCCTCGGTGATCCACACCTCGCCGAAGATGTGGTGCAGGAAAGTCTCGTCAAGGCGTTGGCTTCCGCCAAGCAGCCGACAAGTGAGGACGATACGGTTGCGTGGTTCTATCGCATTTTGCGAAAGAGTGATATGGGACGGCGCGGTGCGGACGATCTATCCGCAGTTGAGTTTTAGCCCAGTTGGCCAGCCGACAAACGGAAACCCGCAGTCGGTGGACTCTGGCAGCGACCAGATACGCCTGCCGCCCGGCGGACAGTTGATTCAATTTGAATTCACTGGACTCAGTTTTGCATCTCCGGAGCGGACCCGCTTTCGGTATCAGCTGGAGGGGTTGGACCACGGGTGGGTTGAGGCAGATTCACGCCGCGTTGCTGACTATACGCATCCGCCTCCGGGGCGCTACCTCTTCAAAGTAATCGGCTGCAACAGCGACGGGATATGGAATGAGCTTGGGGATTCAATTGAGATCATCATAGAGCCGCAGTTCTGGGAGACGCTCTGGTTCAAGACTGGTGTTGTGGCATTGATCTCGGTGACCTGTTCCGGCTTGGTGATGGTTGTCCTGCGGCGGCGTCACGGGCTTGCGATGGAACGATTGGAGCATCAGCGCGCGCTCGAAATCGAGCGAACCCGCATCGCCCGTGACTTGCATGATGATTTGGGGGTGGGTTTGACGGAGATTGGCCTGTTGGGTGACGTCGCGGGCAACGATCCCGGCTTGCGGCCAGCAAGTCAGGAGCGACTCCAGGAAATCACGGATCGGGCTCGTTCGCTGGCGGCTTCACTGGATGAAATCGTGTGGGCCATCAACCCCGCCAATGACACCTCCCAGTCCCTGGTAGACTACTTCTTCCCCTATGCACAAAAACTGCTTGGCAGCGCGGGCATCCGGTGCCGTCTGGAAGTGGTGGAGCCTCTTCCCGCGGGCAACCTGAATGCGGAGGATCGCCATGAGTTTTTCCATGCATATAAGGAAGCTTTGAACAACGTCATCCGGCATTCCGGTGCCACCCGCGTGGAAATTTGTCTGGCCTCCTCAAACGGCAACTTGATGATTCGCGTGCGTGACAATGGGCGTGGATTTGGGGGGGCGGACGACAAAGGCTTGCGCCATGGTCTGGTTGGCATGCGCGAGCGATTGACCCGGCTTGGGGGCAAGTGTGAGGTGGCCGGCAGCCCAGAAAGCGGAACCACGGTGACATTTATCATCCCTGTAGATCCTGGGACATGAAACAAATAAAAATCGCCATTGTTGAAGATGATGCCCGGTTTCGCAGAAGTCTGCGCCAAGTCATTGAATCCAAGCCGGGGTTGAGTTGCGTGGCGGAGTATGCCACCGGGGCCGAGGCCATGGAACGGATTCCAGTGGACTTGCCGGAGGTGGTTCTCATGGATCTCAATCTCCCGGACTGCTCCGGAGCCGAAGTAACCGCCAGCGTGAAGGCGAAACTCCCGAACCTCAGCGTGGTGATATTGACGGTTTACAACGATGCCGATCATGTTTTCAAGGCATTGCGGGCCGGTGCCGGAGGCTATCTGCTCAAGCAGGCCACTGCTGCTGAAGTGATTGAGGCAGTCACGGAGGCGCACCGCGGCGGAGCGCCGATGACGAGTGAGATTGCCCGCAAGGTTATCGCCGCGTTCCATGAGCCTAAACCCGCTCCTTCGCCAACGGATGCGTTGGCGCCCCGAGAGCGCGAGATTCTCGAATTGGTGGCGAAAGGATACGCCAACAAGGAGATCGCCGACAAAATGTCGATCACCCTGAGCACGGTTTGTTGGTATCTGAACGAAATCTATAAGAAGCTCCATGTGCAGAGTCGGATGCAGGCGGTTAACAAGCTCCGGGAAGTTTCGAGACACAACTCCCGGTCTTAGGTCGGTGTCCCGCTTCGCGAATAAGCCCTGCGGATTGGAGTGGCGAACTCATACTGAATTTTCGGTCCTGCCGACTCCGGACCACGCCACTGTTTCACCTGCTACAAGAATTTTGTCAGGCCCTACTGTTTTGTGGGGTGGCCGAATTTGGTGTGGCATCTATTTTTCCTCCGATTTGCCCGTCCGAACGCGTCGTTTGGTGCCCGTGTTTGAAGGGCCAGATGCCAGGATTAAAATTTTGGTTGGGTGAAGACGGGCAGTAACCGCTGGGGAGCGGTCATTGCCCCCGCTTTTCACCTCAAGCTGTTTTCTGATCAACCCTCCGATGTTGGATCTCACTCGCGCTGCCATTGCATGAAACGCCTCTACCTCGTCCTGGGACTGCCCTTCGCTCTTGCTACAGCGGCCATCACTAAAGCTGAATCGCTGCCCTATCAAGACCCGAACCGGTCTGTAGAGGCGCGGGTTCGGGACCTTTTGCCCCGGATGACGTTGGAGGAGAAAGTCGCCCAGTTGAATCTCTGGCCCAATCTCGCCGAACTCCTGAAGCATCAATCCATTGCGGACGACATCGCGCTCACCTTGCCGCAAATCACCAACGGCGTCGGCGCCATCGAATATGATACCAAGCTGGCGCCCGGGGACTACGCCCGCTTCCACGACGCGGTGCAGCATTTCCTCATGGAGAAAACGCGTCTCGGTATTCCCGCGCTTTTCGATGGCGAGGCGTGCCACGGGTTCGTCGGCACCAACGCCACGGTGTTCCCGGTGCCGCTCACGCTGGCCAGCACCTGGGATCCGGCGTTGCTGGAAAAAATTTATGGCGCGGTCGCGTTGGAGATGCGCGCCTACGGTGTGACCCACGCCGCAACGCCGGTGCTCGATCTCGCCCGCGAACCCCGCTTCGGCCGGTTTGATGAATTTTACAGCGAGGATCCCTATTTGGTCGGCGAAATGGGCGTCGCCGCCATCCGGGGACTTCAAGGTCGCTCCCCGCGAATTGACGGCGACCATCTGCTGGCCTGCGCGAAACATTTTACCGGCCATGGCCAACCGGAAGGCGGCAACAACATGGCGCCGGCGGATTTCTCCGAGCGGGTGCTCCGCGAAACACATTGCTATCCGTTCGAGCAAGCGGTCAAGCGCGCCAACGTGCGCACCGTGATGGCGGCCTACACGGAAATTGACGGCGTGCCCGGCAGCATCAACCGTTGGCTGCTCACGGATATGCTACGCGGCGAATGGGGCTTCGACGGCGCGGTCATTTCCGATTACGACGGCGTCAGCCGCATGATTGACCGCCAGTTTGTTTGTGCGAATCCCGCCGAAGCCGGCCGCCGCGCGTTAAACGCCG from Verrucomicrobiia bacterium carries:
- a CDS encoding heavy metal translocating P-type ATPase, whose amino-acid sequence is MTKDPMCGMTVDETMALRAERDGETFYFCSEHCRKKFLSQSAPTKTDGGCCSGKSEHADHGSHEHAHGAKEHSCCGGTQAHRDHSHYGHEHATVTPSAAAKYFCPMCPGVESDKPGDCPKCGMALERNPAWKPTAKTIYTCPMHPEIERDLPGDCPKCGMALEPKTVAAESDVEEDNSELRNMSRRFWSGAALTLPVFIVAMAHIVPAWSHAEWLNGEASRWGQFILSTPVVLWAGWPFFVRGARSLVNRSLNMFTLIALGVGAAYVFSAVAMFFPPAFPPASGHSGKPAIYFEAAAVITVLVLLGQVLELRARQRTSGAIKALLGLAPKTARRVTPQGDEDVPLDAVHPGDHLRVRPGEKIPVDGEVVEGRTSVDESMLTGEPLPVEKALGAKVSGGTVNTTGGIVMKAERVGSETMLAQIVNLVAQAQRSRAPIQALADKVAGWFVPTVLAIAAITFVAWFAFGPEPRLAFAITNAVAVLIIACPCALGLATPMSVMVGIGRGAQIGVLIRNAEAIEKLAQLDTLAVDKTGTLTEGKPKLAQVLPVSGVDEQELLRLTGSLEQGSEHPLAHAVVVAASGQKLPLEPAKDFQSTTAGGVAGTVAGRHVLVGKPDYLRENGVTDIAALETLAAPRQAEGATAIFVAVDGRAAGVLTVADPVKATTSQALVELRELGVNVLILTGDNPRTAEAVARKLGITDFQAGVTPNDKHEKVKTLKATGRIVGMAGDGINDAPALAAADVGIAMGTGTDIAMESAGVTLVKGDLRGIVRAIKLGRALMRNIRQNLFFAFVYNALGIPVAAGLLYPFFGVLLSPIIAGAAMSLSSVSVIVNALRLRKVDL
- a CDS encoding sigma factor, translating into MEESVLKNMHAFVGFARKRLGDPHLAEDVVQESLVKALASAKQPTSEDDTVAWFYRILRKSDMGRRGADDLSAVEF
- a CDS encoding triple tyrosine motif-containing protein, with protein sequence MIWDGAVRTIYPQLSFSPVGQPTNGNPQSVDSGSDQIRLPPGGQLIQFEFTGLSFASPERTRFRYQLEGLDHGWVEADSRRVADYTHPPPGRYLFKVIGCNSDGIWNELGDSIEIIIEPQFWETLWFKTGVVALISVTCSGLVMVVLRRRHGLAMERLEHQRALEIERTRIARDLHDDLGVGLTEIGLLGDVAGNDPGLRPASQERLQEITDRARSLAASLDEIVWAINPANDTSQSLVDYFFPYAQKLLGSAGIRCRLEVVEPLPAGNLNAEDRHEFFHAYKEALNNVIRHSGATRVEICLASSNGNLMIRVRDNGRGFGGADDKGLRHGLVGMRERLTRLGGKCEVAGSPESGTTVTFIIPVDPGT
- a CDS encoding response regulator transcription factor, which gives rise to MKQIKIAIVEDDARFRRSLRQVIESKPGLSCVAEYATGAEAMERIPVDLPEVVLMDLNLPDCSGAEVTASVKAKLPNLSVVILTVYNDADHVFKALRAGAGGYLLKQATAAEVIEAVTEAHRGGAPMTSEIARKVIAAFHEPKPAPSPTDALAPREREILELVAKGYANKEIADKMSITLSTVCWYLNEIYKKLHVQSRMQAVNKLREVSRHNSRS